In Seonamhaeicola sp. S2-3, the genomic window TAATTTTTCCTCAATAGAGTGTTTTTTCCTCAACTATTACTTTCTTTATAATATCTTGTTTTAGGTGAAACTTACTGATTACAAGCTCTTTAGTTGTTTTTTGGTTTGTGTCAAAAATAATGGTATGCCTATTGCCATTACGGTATAATAAAGACATAATTTATGAATCAATTTAATAAAAAGAGTTTATGTTATAGCTGTAGGTTTATTTCAAACTGTAGTTTAACTACAGATAAGTCATTTATTTGGTCATGTACAGAATATGAGAGAAACTCAAAACAACACAAAAAATCTCAATCAAAGACACGGGTTTTATACACGTTATAGTAATTCAACTTTAAAATTATAAAAGCAAATGGCATTAGTAAAGGCAATAAAAAGCAGTAAGCCACCAAAACAAGGTATGCTAAAAAATGTAATGGCACAATTTGAGGCAGCATCAAAGTTGGTTAATTTAAACCCTAATATCAAAAAAATATTAGAAGTAACTAATAACGAGCTTATTATTTATTTTCCGGTACGTATGGATAATGGAACTATAGAAATATTTAAAGGCTATCGTGTTCAACACAATAATGCATTAGGACCTTACAAAGGTGGGTTACGTTATCATCCAACTATAGATATAGATTCTGTAAAAGCACTAGCAATGTGGATGACTTGGAAAACCTCTTTAGCAGGTTTGCCATATGGAGGAGCAAAAGGAGGAATACAAATGGATACCAGTAAATATTCTACTGCCGAGTTAGAACGTATCACAAGACGCTTTACATATGCACTAGGTGAAAACATTGGTCCAGAACATGATATTCCTGCCCCAGATGTAAATACCAATGCACAAACTATGGCTTGGATAGCAGATACCTATATGTCTACAAAATCTCCTTCAGAGCGTTCTAAAAACCAACATGTTGTTACAGGAAAACCTATAGGTTCAGGAGGGTTAGAAGGTAGAGATAGAGCTACAGGATATGGCGTGTTTTTAACAATTAAATATTGGGCAAAACATAAAAATGTTAATTTAAAAGGAAAAACCTTTATTGTACAAGGTTTTGGAAATGTAGGCTATTGGGCTGCTTATTTTTTAGAGCAAGAAGGAGCGAAAATGGTTGGTGCTCAAGATGCTTATGCTAGTATAACTTATGAAGATGGAATTAATGTTTCACAGTTATTAGAATACACCAAAACGAATCAAGGTAGTATTGAAGGATATCCAAACGCAACATCTATTGATAAAGATGCTTTTTTTGGATTAAGTTGTGATATTTTAATTCCTGCTGCCTTAGGAAATCAAATTACTGTTGATAATGCTCCAGCAATTAAGGCCTTTTTAATTGCAGAAGGGGCAAACGGTCCTACTACAGTAGAAGCAGAACAAATTTTATTGGAAAAGGGGGTAGAAATAATTCCTGATATTTTATGTAATTCAGGAGGTGTTATAGGTAGTTATTTTGAGTGGCTACAAAATAGAAATGGCGAATTATGGCAGTTAGATGATATATTAACAAAACTAGATAAAAAGATTAAAGACGTATTTAGAAAAGTATTAGAAACCTCGAAATCTAAAAAAATTGATATGCGTTCTGCTGCTTATGTTTTAGCCATAAAACGAATTGAAAATGCGTATGTACAACGAGGTATTTTTCCTTAATTAAATTTTAAGCTATGAAATACGGAAGTATTATTTTAGAAAAAACAGAATATATAACCTTAAAAAGGTTGCTTAATTTATCAGAGAGTTATAAAAAACATCCTAGAAAATACTCTGTTGATAGATTGAAAAATGAACTAAATCAAGCTATTATTGTAGATGAAGCAGATATTCCTAAAGATGTTATAAGACTTAATTCTGTTGTAACGGTAACAACAACAGATGGATGGGAAAATTCTTTTGAGTTAGTGCTTCCTGAAGAAAGTGATTATCAAACTAATAAAATTTCAATATTAACTCCTATGGGGCTTGCTGTTATTGGGTATGCACAACATGATGTTATTGATTGGGAATTTCCAGGTGGAAAGAAATCGTTGCATGTTGAAAGTGTTAGTCAAAAAAATAAAAAACAAACAATATAATGAAGTAAGAAATTCATTTTAAAAATGATAATGATGAAGCGTTTTTTTAAGTTGAACACGCAACATATGTAGCATTTCCAGAAATTAGTTTCTAAAAAAAATATGGTATCATGACTTATAATTTTGTCATGATACCATAAATAAATTAAATAGATTTTTTCTGATGTATTAGATTAATTAATCTTTTTATAAATCTAGAAAATTTATCTAATGCTTAGACTTGAGAATACCATTAATAGGACTTTTATTATTCTTTAATGATTTTAAAATTTTGCGATTTGTTATTGTTTGTCATTTTTAAGATATATACTCCCGAAGGCAGTTTAGAAACATCAATGGAATTTGATGTTTGATTATTAGCTTCTATTATTTTTTGCCCATGTAAGTTGTATAATTGATAATTAAAATAATTAACAGATGTTTCAATGTTTAATACATTGTTCACTGGGTTGGGATAAACGTTAAATGACTTGGCACTAATTGTTTCTGTATTTAATGCGCTTTGACTTTCGTAAGCACCTATATCTATAGTTACGTTTGAAATACGAAGATTACCAGTAATATCTGTACTTTCTGTATTAAAACTATTGTCACCTGCATTTACAAGTATACCGACATTAGTTGGGTACAAACCGTCATCTTGGGTACCCCAAATACCATCATTACCAATAGGATTACTACTATTTATAAAAGGATCTGAAGTAAGTTGGGTAAAACTAACCCCTGAATTACCTAAAAGATAAGAGGTCTCACTAAAATTATTAATGCTATTTGAGTTAATAATAGCTGCAGGATAAACACTGCTGTTATGAATATCATTACCGTTTGCATAAAATACAGAGTTGTGTAAGGTAACTTCAGAGCTTGGTGAATTTATCATGCCACCACCCCTGTTTTCTGTAGTTGTATTACCATAAAAAGTTGTGTTAATTATGCTAGGGGAACTCGAAAAGTTATGTATACCACCACCTGCTTCTGCCGAATTTTCAACAAATACAGTATTAATAATGGTAGGAGAAGCCCCTATATTATATAGTCCGCCACCATATTTTGCTGAATTTCCAACAAATATGGTATTAATAATAGAAGGTGAAGCACTAACGTTACTCATACCGCCACCTTTTCCAGTGGTAGAATTGTTTACGAATCTAAAGTTACTGATGGTAGGATTTCCATGGTTTTGCATACCTCCTCCATTAAAATTATTAATGGATTGACCATTAACAATTGCTTGCCCAATACCATTTGCATTTCCTTGGGTTATGGTAAAGCCGTCTAATAAAGCAGCATTGGTAAGGTTTGTAGTAATCACAACTCTTAAGGTATTATCGCTGTTGTTGTCTAGTACACCTACATCACCACTCAAAATGGTTGGGTTACTATAGTCTTGGGTGTCATTACTTACATCATAGCTTCCTTTTAGTTGAATATCATTTTGAATTAAAAAATAATAATCTCTAGGGCTGGTGCAACCACCAGTGCATAAACGAGAAGTTGATGGTTTAAAGGTTTGTCCTCCAGCTACACGTATTTCGCCTGTAAAACCACAGTCTTGTATAGCCAGTGCAGTTTCTATATCGGTAAACGCATTTGTCCAACTGCGACCATCATTAGTACCTGTAGCGTTTGCATCTACATAAATAATGGAATCAGAACTTAAATTGATACAATAATTTTGAAATTCATTAGCTCCAATATCAATAGTTGAGTTATTTATCCTTGGATTTCCTACCAAATCTAAGTCGTTATTTAAATTACCACCAGCATTCGTGTATGCTGTATTGCTACCAGCATCTATGGCAGGAGAGTTGTTATTTAATTGATAACCATTTGTGTATAAAGGGTCTGTGTTTTCTATATTGTTACTTCCTGTTATGTTAGGTGGTAAGTTTCCATTGTTACCACTTGTTCCGTTATAAAACAAACAATAATTTGCAGTTCCCGTACCCGGACCATCGTCATTAATATTACCATTGGCACCACTATTATTGGTAAAAATGGTATTTGTTGCATTGATGCTACCGTTATAAAAATGTATACCACCACCACCATTATTGGAGTTGTTGTTTGCAATGGTACAATTGGTAATGTTTATGGTGCCACTTTCGGCAGACATAGCGCCTCCATTATTGTTGGCTGAATTGGAATTGAAAAGCGTATTAATTATTTCTAAAGTTCCTCCATATGAAACCAAGCCTGCGCCTACAACAGCAACATTACTTCTAATGCTACAGTTGAATATTTTGTTATTTCCATTGTTATAGACTCCTGCACCAGTACGTCCAATATAAGTTGGGGAATTTTCTGTGAGATCATCGGCATAGCCCCACTGTATATAAAACCCATTAATTTCAGCGTTGTTACCAACCATGGTTACAATGGTATGGCTATCTCCAGGGTTTTCGGTTAAGGAATTATTTAAGTCCCCACTTAAAATGGTAGGGTTTTCAGCCCAATTACGCGCATCGGCTGTGGTTTCGGTGCCGTTGAAGCCTCCTAGAATAGTGGTACCCTCGGGGATAACAAAACTATCGGTTTCTAATGTTCCAGGCGTGTAGGTGCCTTGTGCTACCCAGATTTCATCTCCAGAATTTGAATTTGTTAAGGCATCTTGAAGGTTGCTAAAAGCATCTGCCCAAGACGTACCATCGTGGTTACCTCCAGAAACATTGATGTTTACATAAATTGTAGTTTGAGCTGTAAGTCCTATAGATAATAATAGGAATGTAAAAAGTAGTGTTTTTTTCATCATGAAATAATTTGAATTTTTAGGTGTCTAAGCTAATTGTAACGACAAAAAAAGAGGTCAAAATATTTATTTTAACTTCTAAAAATATAAACTATTTTATAGCAATTTTTACAGTATGAGATTTGTTCTCGCTTAATATTTTTAATATATATGTTCCTGGCGACAGTTTAGATACATTAATAGTATTTGATGTATTGTTTTTGTTTTTGAGCAAAACTTGTCCTTGTATATTATATAAAACATAACTATACTCTTTTATTTCTGTTTTAATATTTAAGATGTCATGGTTGGCATCTTGATAAACTTTAAAACTATTGTTTAAATTGGTTATATTATCAGATGATAAAGGAGGAGTAGCATAGTCCCATACGAAAGCATCTAAACTAATATAATCTAATTGTTGGGTACCTGTAAACACCAACTCATCAATGGGAGTATTAGAATAATCTACGCCACCTTCTGTAGAAAGATCTATAAATGTAAATCCATTGTTAGGAGAAAAAATATCTACATTAGAGAACCCTGAGTTTTTGGTGATTGTAAAAACAGTATTATTATCTTTTTTACCTTCAATGGTTAAATATCCAGAGCTAAAGTTTTGTAATGATACATTAGAACAAAACACATAAAAACTAGACACTTTAATATCTGTACCATCATTGGTTTTTACAATAAGATTTGTTCCGTTTCCTGGACCATTAAGACCGCCTGTATTGTCTATAAACTGATCATCTACAGTGCTTCCATTCCAACCACAATCACTGCAATTGTATATATCATAGGTTTCATCATTATTATTGCTTGATATATTAAAGGTTAAGCCGTTATCTGTAAATGTATTTGATTCAACAACTTCATCTTCAAAAGTTTCTGTGCTTTGAGAATGAGAAGAAAAAACATTAAACAGTGTTAGTAATACAGATAGAATTTGTAGTGTTAATTTCATAATTTAATTTTTTTTAATAGTTGGGGTTAGTTTCTAGAAGGGTAAATACCTTGTAAGGCAATGCAGTATTTAATTCCTAAATAAGGGTTTCTATTATTAAAGGCAACTCCGTCTCCCGTATTATTTATTTCAATAGATTCAGAATTTAAAGAAATATCTGGAGTATCAATGTTATAACTTTTAACAGCTGAAAAATCTCTGGCACCTCCAGTCCCAACAGTAGCTATTGAGGCATCTACTTCTGCTTTTTCTAAAGTAGCATTTTTAGAATTTACTTTTAATGTTGATTTGTGACTATGAGAAGGTAAATTTTCTACTTTAAGCTTGATACTTTCTTGTCCTCCATAATTTCCTTGCGCTATATTAGCACTTACACCTACTAAAGAGCGATTTCTTAAATCTGGTAATGCAAAGGTAGTTTGACCATCGCCACCATAAGTATTGCCTAACAAAGAAAATAAAGCTGGGTTATCTGTAATAGAAAGTAATTGTCCATTACATTCTGCCCAACCTCTTGGAGCAAAATGAAATGCAAATGCCTGAATTTGTCCTATAAAGGGTTCCATAATTGTAATATTTTAAGAAGGGTTAATAATTAATTCACTTAGGTCTACTTGAACAAGAGTACCATTTTTACTTTGCAAAGAACAACCTCCATATTTGCTTACAGTAAGCTCTAAATCACCTTGGTTATCAAAACGATAACAAACTTCTGAAGTATGGACACGAATTAGAACGCCATATTTTTCTATAGGAAAAGTTTCGCAACCAGGCAGTCTGTCTTCACCTAAATAAGTAAAGTTTACAGCACCAATACCTGGTATATTCATATACGCATTTGTTAATCCAGATATAGTATTTTTATCATGACGATTAATAATGCGATCATGCATATTACCATCTGCGCCATAGTACAATAAAAAGGAATAGTAATAATCATTCTTAATTAATAAGTTGAACATAATATAAAGGTTAAGTTTTTAAAAAAAATAAAATTATTAAAGCTAACGGATATGAACTATACGTAGGTCTACGTAATTTAATAAGTGTGTTTTGATATTGAATAAAAGAAAGTCCAATGATGCATTTAAATTGTTTTTCAATTTTTAGGGAATTACATTGATAGCGTTTACAGAGTTGGTTTAGCGAGTTTTTTTCATTTAAAAAGTGCAGATGAAAAATAATATAATCTAATACTGAAGGTTCAAAGTTTTTAAGTTTGGGTGTATTAAATTGAGTTAAAAATTCATTATGGTTATTCGCTTTTATATCTATATTATTTTGTTGTAAATAGCTTATGTATGTTGGTCTGCATTTAACTACAAATTGGGAGGATTTTAATTCTAAAGGACTAACAAACGGTTTGTGGTAGGCTATTTTGTTTTCTTCAGAATATAAAATATAGCTAAACCCATCGGGTTGTAATTGATAATGGTCATTATTGCTTAGGCTTATATAAAAGACATCAACAACCCAATAATTAATAGGTAAATAGTATTTGTGTTTTGAGATAATAGTTAGCTGTAGTTTTAATGTTTTAAAACTATAATACCTTGTTATGAAAAGCAATACGTAGGTTTACGTATTAAAAAGATTAGGGTGTTGCTTAAGCCAAATAAAAAGAGCATTTTGGTTGGAAGAATCTATTTTTAGCTTTTTTATAATGTTACTTCTGTGCTTTTCTACCGTACGTTTAGAGATAAATAGAGCTTCGGCAATTTGTGTACTACTAAGGTTTTTGTTTAAATATTTAAGTATTTTTAGTTCTGTAGCTGTTAAGACATCTATTGCTGTATTGGTATCGCTATTAAAATGAATGTTGTTTTTTAATTTTTTGCCAATATAAGTGTTGTTTTTAGTGATGTGATTTAAGCAATCTTCTAGTTCTTCTAAAGCACTGTCTTTAGTTAAATAACCATGTATAGTGTGACCAACCTCGTTTAGTAAGGTTTCTTGCTTATGAAGGGTTAAAAGAACAACTCGTATAGGAATAAGGTTGCGTTTTAGTTCTTGCGCCACTTCCAATCCGTTAAGAATAGGCATATCAAAATCTAAAATAGCTATATCTGGTTGGTGCTTTAAAATTTTGTTATAAGCGGTATTGCCATCGGTAGCGGTGTCTAAAATTTTAAACCATTTTTTTTCTAAAAACGCTTTTGTGCCATTAAGTATAAGCGGATGGTCGTCTGCAAGTATAATAGTTGTGGGCATTGTTTTTAGTGTTTTAAAACCTTTATTTGTACAGTTGTGCCTTTTCCTTTTGTAGAATCTATGCTTAATTGAGCACCAATAATTTGGGCACGTTCTTTAAGTGTTTTTAAGCCTAAACTATTTAAAATTTCACTACTTTCTGAAACATCAAAACCAATTCCGTTATCTTTTACTTGAAATAAAACAGAAGTGTTACTGTCTTCAATTGTAATATTACAGGCTTTTGCTTGCGAGTGTTTTTCAACATTGTTTAAACATTCTTGCAACATTCTAAAAACAAAAATTTCTTTGTCTTTTGAAATTTCTATGTTTTCAACGTTTATAGTTTCAGAATAGAAAATATCGGAATGCTTCTGGAAATTTTTAATTGTATTTTTGATTGAAGCCAACAAGCCTAATTTTTCAAACTGAAAAGGATGAAGACTTTGTGATATATTTCTTACTTCATTAATGGTGTCGTCTATAATTTTTGTGTCTTGGCTTTGCATGTCGTTTAGCAACACTTTGTTTTTTATAAGTAGTAAACTCTGGCCAACACTATCGTGCAATTCGCTTGAAATACGCTTGCGCTCGGTTTCTATGTTTCTAATTAAATCTTGCGAAAATACTTCTTGTAGTTGTGCTTTTTTTTGGGAAAACCGTCGCGAATTCCATAAAAAGATAATGCTAAATAATGCCAATAGCGCCAAACCACCAAACCATAACGTTTGTCTTTTTCGTTTGTTTTGCTCGTCAAGAAGTGCAATTTTACTGTTTTGTTCTTCTATCTTTTTATCGCGTTTGGCGGTTTCATAAAGTGTTTGGTAATAGGCCAGTGCTTTTGTTTTTTGTACTGATTGTATAGAATCTTCAATCTTTTTTGAGGTTTTGTAAAAGCTAAGCGCCTTATTGGGTTTATTTAACTTTTCATAAACTTCAGCTAAGAATTTTTGAGCTAATATTTTGCCTTCAATATCGTTGCTTTCAGAAATAATGTTTAAATGTTCAATACCAAGTCTCTTTGCTTTATTGTAATCTTGCTCAGCAAAGGCTACTTTTTTTATAGCTTTATAATATATAGCTTTATGAATACCTTCTGTGTTTTGCTTGTCTTTTTCAACTTCTTTTAAATAGGATTTGGCTTTTTCTAAACTATCGTTTTCGGCATAAGCAATAGTTAATTCACTTAATAGAATAGGGTTAAAATAATTGAAAAAATTCGATTTTTTATTTACAGCAACAGCTTTGTGAAGATTTTCAATACGTTGCATTTCTAAGCCTTGCTTTTTTAAATCATTGGCTTCGTTAACATACAACGAAATAAGCTGCCCGTAACTGTTGGTTTTGGTAGCTAATTTGATAGTTTCTTTGCGTTCTTGTTGTGCTTCATCTATAAAACCATTGGAGCTATACAGTATGGCCAATGCGTTTTTGGCAGCAATAATATTAAAGGTGTCCTTTACCTGAATAAAAATTTCTGAGGCTTGTTTTAAGGTTTGCGATGCGAGCGCAAATTTTCCTTCGTCGGAGTAGGCATAGCCTTTATACAAAACAGCAAATCCTTTAATACGATGGTTCTTGGCTTTTTCGGCATAAGTAATGGCTTTGTTGTAATGAGCCATAGCCGAATCTACTTGTTTGGTAAAGTAAAAACTATCGCCAGAATCTATATACAAACTTGCTAAGTTTCTATTGGTTATATTATTTTTTAGAGTTTTAAAATACGTATTATAAATATCAAGACCTATTTTTGGTTTTCCTAAAATATTATTGTGATAGTTAATTAGATTTGTAGTGTTGTAAGCTGCCAGATTAAAAGAGTCTAGCTTTATTGCAAAGTCTATAGTAGTGCGCGCTATAGAGTCATAACTCAAATTGGGTTTATCTCTAATAACCGCTGTTAAACTGTCTAGAAGTACTAACTTTTTAGCCTGATTGCCTTCTGAATGTATTTGGGTTTTTAATTCATTTACTAGCGTTTGTAAATTGGTCTCTTGTGCATTTACAAATGAAAAAAATAGTAGATAAAATACGAGTGAAAATTGTTTCATTTGGGGTAATTTTCTCTACTAATTTACTTAAAATAAATAACTATTTATTCTCAATCCACTTTCTAGCATTCACAAAAGCTTCTAGCCAAGGAGATACTTCGTCTTTACGTCCGTCTGGGTAATATGCCCAATTCCATTGGAAAGTAGAACGTTCAATATGTGGCATAGTAACTAAATGACGCCCTGTTTTGTCACACATCATGGCCGTATTAAAGTCTGAACCATTGGGGTTATGCGGATATTCAGCATACCCATATTTAGCTACTATATGATATTTATCTTCAGAATACGGTAAGCTAAATTTACCTTCTCCATGAGAAATCCAAACACCTAAGGTGCTACCAGCTAATGTAGATAGCATCACTGAGTTGTTTTCTTGAATTTTCACAGAAGTAAAAGAACTTTCGTGTTTTTGAGAGTCGTTATGATGCATTTTACCGTGAATTTCATGGTCTGGATTTATCTCTTCCAATTCCATAAATAACTGACAACCGTTACAAATTCCAACAGAAAGTGTATCTTCTCTTTTAAAGAAATTTTGAATGGCTTTGTTAGCCTTTTCATTATATTTTATGGCTCCTGCCCAACCTTTTGCAGAACCTAAAACATCTGAATTACTAAAGCCACCTACAGCACCTAAAAACTGAATGTCTTCAAGAGTTTCTCTGCCCGAAATTAAATCGGTCATATGTACATCTTTCACATCAAAGCCAGCTAAATACATTGCATTTGCCATTTCGCGTTCTGAGTTGCTTCCTTTTTCTCGTAAAATAGCGGCTTTTGGTCTTTTTTGTCCTGACTCAGGTAATTTTCCTGTAAAATGTTTAGGAAATTTATATTGAAGTGGCTGATTTTTATAATTATTAAAGCGTGCTTCAGCCAAATTGTTTGCGGTTTGTTTTTGATCTAATAAATAAGAGGTCTTGTACCATACATCTCTTAATCTAGAAATAGTCATAGTGAATACTTCGGAACCATTAATAACACTTAAAGTGTCGCTGTTGGTTACTTTTCCAATATTGTAAAATGAAATACCTGCGTTGTTTAATACTGTTTCAATAGACTTGTCTTTGGCTTGAATAACAATACCAGCATTTTCAGCAAATAATAATTTTAATGAATCTTTTTCATTTAAGGCGGTTACATCTAATTCTGCACCTAAATTATTATCTGCAAAACACATTTCTAATAACGTAGTAATTAAACCACCAGAAGCCACATCATGTCCTGCAACAATTTGTTCATTTCTAATTAAATCTTGAATGGTATTGAAAACCGTTTTAACATAGTTTGCAGATTTTACTGTAGGCGCTTCATTTCCAATTTTGTTTACAATTTGAGCAAACGAACTTCCTCCTAATTTAAACGCATCTTGTGAAATATTGATGTAATAAATGTTACCACCATTTTTCTTTAAAACGGGTTCTACAACTTTATTGATATCATTACAATTAGCACCAGCAGAAATAATCACGGTTCCTGGAGATATTACATCACCATCAGGGTATTTTTGTTTCATTGAAAGCGAATCCTTTCCGGTAGGAACGTTGATGCCTAAATCTATTGAAAATTCTGATACAGCTTCAACTGCTTCATATAAACGAGCATCTTCACCTTCATTTTTACAAGGCCACATCCAGTTGGCAGACAATGAAATGTTTTTTAATCCGTCTTTTAAAGGAGCCCAAATTATGTTGGTTAAGGCTTCGGTAATCGAGTTTCTACTACCGGCCACAGGGTCTATTAATGCAGAAACAGGAGAGTGCCCAATAGAAGTAGCAATGCCTTCTTTTCCTTTATAATCTAGTGCCATAACACCAACGTTATTTAAAGGAATTTGTAACGGACCAACACATTGTTGTTTCGCTACTTTTCCACCAACACAACGGTCTACTTTATTTGTTAACCAATCTTTACAAGCCACGGCTTCTAGTTGTAAAACTTGGTCTAAGTAAGTGTAAAATTCATCAGAATTATAACTAACATCGGCGTAGTTTCTCTCAACGGTTTTATCGGTCATAATCGTTTTAGGAGAGCTTCCAAACATATCTTCCATGGCTAAATCCATTGGTGTATTACCTTTGGTTTTAGATTGAAATGTAAACCTGTCATCACCTGTAACATCACCAACAGTGTACATTGGCGAACGTTCTCTGTCGGCTATTTTATGTAGTATATCAATATGCTTATCAGAAATAACCAATCCCATACGCTCTTGAGATTCATTACCAATAATCTCTTTATCAGAAAGGGTAGGGTCTCCAACAGGAAGCG contains:
- the purL gene encoding phosphoribosylformylglycinamidine synthase — protein: MIHFFGNTNSKVFAVQTTEELSTETISKLTWLFGNQPKIEQASIDAFFVGPRAAMITPWSTNAVEITQNMGIEGIIRIEEFHAVSEDFKDYDPMISEKFNGLNQESFTINIQPKPILNIEDIAAYNQQEGLSLSDEEVAYLEGVSKKIGRPLTDSEVFGFSQVNSEHCRHKIFNGTFIIDGKEKPTSLFKLIKKTSEANPNDIVSAYKDNVAFIKGPVVEQFAPKRADIPDFYTTKEFESVISLKAETHNFPTTVEPFNGAATGSGGEIRDRLAGGKGSIPLAGTAVYMTSYSRLEENRPWEKAFPERNWLYQTPMDILIKASNGASDFGNKFGQPLICGSVLTFEHDENNDVIANEVKQSASSNNEVTSSQAPRNNLRKLGFDKVIMLAGGIGYGKKDQALKDTPKTGDKIVILGGENYRIGMGGAAVSSADTGEFASGIELNAVQRSNPEMQKRAANAVRGMVESEENHIVSIHDHGAGGHLNCLSELVEDTGGKIDLDALPVGDPTLSDKEIIGNESQERMGLVISDKHIDILHKIADRERSPMYTVGDVTGDDRFTFQSKTKGNTPMDLAMEDMFGSSPKTIMTDKTVERNYADVSYNSDEFYTYLDQVLQLEAVACKDWLTNKVDRCVGGKVAKQQCVGPLQIPLNNVGVMALDYKGKEGIATSIGHSPVSALIDPVAGSRNSITEALTNIIWAPLKDGLKNISLSANWMWPCKNEGEDARLYEAVEAVSEFSIDLGINVPTGKDSLSMKQKYPDGDVISPGTVIISAGANCNDINKVVEPVLKKNGGNIYYINISQDAFKLGGSSFAQIVNKIGNEAPTVKSANYVKTVFNTIQDLIRNEQIVAGHDVASGGLITTLLEMCFADNNLGAELDVTALNEKDSLKLLFAENAGIVIQAKDKSIETVLNNAGISFYNIGKVTNSDTLSVINGSEVFTMTISRLRDVWYKTSYLLDQKQTANNLAEARFNNYKNQPLQYKFPKHFTGKLPESGQKRPKAAILREKGSNSEREMANAMYLAGFDVKDVHMTDLISGRETLEDIQFLGAVGGFSNSDVLGSAKGWAGAIKYNEKANKAIQNFFKREDTLSVGICNGCQLFMELEEINPDHEIHGKMHHNDSQKHESSFTSVKIQENNSVMLSTLAGSTLGVWISHGEGKFSLPYSEDKYHIVAKYGYAEYPHNPNGSDFNTAMMCDKTGRHLVTMPHIERSTFQWNWAYYPDGRKDEVSPWLEAFVNARKWIENK